One genomic segment of Vulpes vulpes isolate BD-2025 chromosome 2, VulVul3, whole genome shotgun sequence includes these proteins:
- the DELE1 gene encoding death ligand signal enhancer, whose amino-acid sequence MWRLPGLLGRVLPRLLGPGLRGVTPKSTNPDGSQTASSNLLVPVTRFDRAGPHGPGPGTNRGPRSHGWKDAFQWISTRVSSNSLWDALSWGTLAVLALQLARQIHFQSSLPAGPQQVERGSWHSPLDHFLSSPLWHPCSSLRRHILPSPAGPAPRHTGLREPRLGQEEPSTPPENLSSHSSLRASSLQDPVEEDPSDLSFLHTSSSFRSREKPAQPQPTGEKQEQDKSKTVSLEEAVTSIQQLFQLTVSIAFNFLGTENVRSGDYTAAFSYFQKAADHGYSKAQYNVGLCHEHGRGTPRNLGKAVLSYQLAASQGHSLAQYRYARCLLQGPASEWGPEQQRAVSMLKQAADSGLREAQAFLGVLFTKEPHLDEQRAVKYFWLAANNGDSQSRYHLGICYEKGLGVQRNLGEAVRCYQQSAALGNEPARERLQTLFSTEAAAKALGPSDPAVTGLKSFSSPSLLSLNTLLAGASRLPHASSTGNLGLHWKSGHLGASPGAPSRALPRHNYPLERSLVSLGFG is encoded by the exons ATGTGGCGCCTCCCGGGACTCCTGGGCCGAG TTCTTCCCCGACTGCTGGGACCTGGCCTCCGCGGGGTAACGCCCAAGTCCACCAACCCAGATGGGTCTCAGACCGCCTCGTCCAACCTGCTGGTCCCTGTGACCAGATTTGACAG GGCAGGCCCCCatggcccaggcccaggcacaAACAGGGGCCCAAGGTCCCATGGATGGAAGGATGCTTTCCAGTGGATATCTACCCGTGTTTCCTCAAACTCCTTGTGGGATGCCCTATCATGG GGCACCCTGGCTGTGCTGGCCCTGCAGCTGGCAAGGCAGATCCACTTCCAGTCATCCCTACCAGCAGGACCTCAGCAAGTGGAGCGTGGCTCTTGGCACAGTCCCCTGGACCATTTCCTTTCGTCTCCCTTGTGGCATCCGTGCTCCT CACTTCGGAGGCAcatcctccccagccctgctggcCCAGCTCCCAGGCATACTGGTCTCAGGGAACCCAGGCTGGGCCAGGAAGAACCCTCCACTCCGCCCGAGAACCTCTCTTCACACAGCTCTCTGAGGGCATCCAGTCTTCAGGATCCCGTTGAGGAAG ATCCCAGTGATCTCAGCTTCCTGCACACCAGTAGTAGCTTCAGATCCAGGGAAAAGCCAGCCCAGCCTCAGCCCACTGGAGAAAAGCAG GAACAAGATAAATCAAAAACTGTTTCCCTTGAGGAGGCTGTGACTTCCATTCAGCAGCTCTTCCAGCTCACTGTTTCCATTGCTTTCAACTTCCTGG GGACAGAGAACGTGAGGAGTGGGGACTACACGGCAGCCTTTTCTTACTTCCAGAAAGCAGCAGACCATGGCTACAGCAAAGCACAGTACAATGTGGGCTTGTGTCACGAGCATGGCAGGGGCACCCCCAGGAACCTCGGCAAG GCAGTCCTTTCTTACCAGCTGGCTGCCAGCCAGGGCCACAGCCTGGCTCAGTACCGCTATGCCAGGTGCCTGCTGCAAGGCCCAGCCTCCGAGTGGGGTCCTGAGCAGCAGAGGGCAGTATCTATGCTGAAGCAGGCTGCAGACTCAGGCTTGAGAGAG GCTCAAGCCTTCCTTGGCGTGCTTTTCACCAAGGAGCCACACCTGGATGAGCAGAGAGCTGTGAAATACTTTTGGCTTGCAGCCAACAATGGG GACTCCCAGAGCAGGTACCACTTGGGGATTTGCTATGAGAAGGGCCTTGGTGTGCAGAGGAATCTGGGAGAGGCTGTGAGATGTTACCAGCAGTCAGCGGCCCTGGGCAATGAACCTGCCCGCGAGAGGTTGCAGACCCTTTTCTCCACGGAGGCAGCCGCTAAAG ccctggggcccagcgACCCGGCAGTTACAGGATTGAAGTCCttctccagcccctccctcctcagcctcAATACGCTACTGGCAGGAGCCTCTCGCCTCCCACACGCCTCGAGCACAGGGAACCTTGGACTCCACTGGAAAAGTGGGCATCTTGGAGCCAGCCCTGGGGCCCCCAGCAGGGCCCTCCCCCGACACAACTACCCCTTGGAAAGGAGTCTCGTCAgccttggttttggctaa